One part of the Nematostella vectensis chromosome 8, jaNemVect1.1, whole genome shotgun sequence genome encodes these proteins:
- the LOC5519347 gene encoding probable G-protein coupled receptor 19: MAVSGNVSGNCSRVVSTANCPGTPEITLEVFFLIVIFIGALVGNVLILLVVRRSRRNEWTTNYFVTSLAVSNLTSPFLCVFWVLVWITSGKWLLGNISCKTTFFFHFLNVGVSAGLLACISLDRFYVVVHPLSFKMTKAQTKELIVFVWVFMICATAPSLYFFKTKSISNNNELIYCITDFDTVEWKVFITLLVLIPFGCPLITTLALYCRITQAILFRNRQARNLTNDFRRQANQVPKSKIKVLRMLVIQWLVFVASWLPLLITMAVQALKLVDFSESLYIATLVISFANSGLNALIYSLFNGDFRRGCKRVFCKPDSSQAYRLTSIPRKNRIAPTLESFSSEHIEGYEMRLPELKPFKHYSLNGTADKQIHQAWVTNCIVARDSV, encoded by the coding sequence TCTTCTTTCTAATAGTAATATTCATTGGAGCGTTGGTGGGAAATGTTTTGATCTTGCTGGTGGTTCGAAGAAGTCGTCGTAACGAATGGACAACCAACTACTTCGTCACCAGTCTGGCAGTTTCCAATCTAACATCGCCGTTTCTTTGTGTATTTTGGGTCCTAGTTTGGATTACGAGCGGGAAGTGGCTTCTAGGAAATATATCTTGTAAGACCACATTCTTTTTCCACTTCCTGAATGTCGGGGTCTCAGCTGGCCTTCTAGCGTGTATCTCGTTGGACCGTTTCTATGTTGTAGTGCACCCTCTCAGCTTCAAAATGACCAAAGCACAGACGAAGGAACTCATTGTATTTGTGTGGGTTTTCATGATTTGCGCAACTGCTCCCTCGCTATATTTCTTCAAGACGAAATCGATCAGTAACAACAACGAACTCATCTACTGTATTACTGACTTTGATACGGTTGAGTGGAAAGTTTTTATAACCTTACTCGTTCTAATACCTTTCGGTTGCCCCTTGATTACAACGCTCGCACTATACTGCCGCATCACACAAGCTATTCTATTCCGGAACCGCCAAGCAAGGAATCTAACAAACGATTTTCGCCGGCAAGCAAACCAAGTCCCGAAATCAAAAATTAAAGTATTGAGAATGCTGGTTATCCAATGGTTAGTTTTCGTCGCGTCTTGGCTACCGCTTCTAATTACAATGGCCGTTCAAGCATTGAAGTTAGTGGATTTCAGTGAGAGTTTGTATATTGCTACTCTGGTTATATCGTTCGCAAATTCAGGATTGAATGCATTGATATATTCGTTATTTAATGGAGATTTCCGGAGAGGCTGTAAACGGGTATTCTGTAAGCCCGACTCTTCGCAAGCATACCGTCTCACTTCTATCCCAAGGAAAAACAGGATCGCACCTACGCTTGAATCCTTTTCTAGTGAACATATTGAAGGTTATGAAATGAGACTACCCGAATTAAAGCCATTTAAACATTACAGCCTCAACGGAACTgcagacaagcaaattcaccaGGCATGGGTTACAAACTGTATAGTTGCTCGAGATAGTGTATAA